A stretch of the Carassius carassius chromosome 6, fCarCar2.1, whole genome shotgun sequence genome encodes the following:
- the LOC132142558 gene encoding high mobility group protein B2-like has product MGKDPNKPRGKTSSYAFFVQTCREEHKKKNPGTSVNFSEFSKKCSERWKTMSSKEKGKFEEMAKTDKVRYDREMKNYVPPKGAKGGKKKKDPNAPKRPPSAFFVFCSDHRPKVKNDNPGISIGDIAKKLGEMWSKLTPKDKVPYEQKAMKFKEKYEKDVAAYRAKGVKADGGKKGGPGRPAAKKVEADDDEDDDDEEEDDVEEDDDDDDDDDD; this is encoded by the exons ATGGGTAAAGATCCTAACAAGCCCAGGGGAAAGACGTCCTCTTACGCGTTCTTTGTGCAAACCTGCCGGGAGGAACATAAGAAGAAAAACCCAGGGACCTCAGTCAACTTTTCGGAGTTCTCCAAGAAGTGCTCCGAAAGATGGAAG ACCATGTCCTCAAAGGAGAAGGGCAAGTTTGAGGAAATGGCCAAAACTGACAAGGTCCGCTATGACCGGGAGATGAAAAACTATGTGCCTCCTAAAGGTGCAAAGGGAGGGAAAAAGAAGAAGGATCCAAATGCTCCTAAGAGACCACC ATCTGCTTTCTTCGTCTTCTGCTCTGACCATCGCCCAAAGGTGAAGAACGACAACCCTGGCATCTCTATAGGTGATATAGCAAAGAAGCTTGGGGAGATGTGGTCTAAGCTTACACCAAAGGACAAGGTTCCATATGAGCAGAAGGCCATGAAGTTCAAGGAGAAGTATGAAAAG GATGTAGCTGCATATCGTGCCAAAGGAGTAAAAGCAGATGGTGGCAAGAAGGGTGGACCTGGCCGGCCTGCTGCAAAGAAGGTAGaagctgatgatgatgaggatgacgatgatgaggaagaggatgatgtagaagaggatgacgacgatgatgatgatgatgatgattaa